In Caldisphaera lagunensis DSM 15908, a single genomic region encodes these proteins:
- a CDS encoding tRNA(Met) cytidine acetyltransferase TmcA, with protein sequence MDEEIIEKQETKEIIKKKAEELTYEPNFETPVNFLRLTRLLKKSINLAIKTKKRIMIVLSGEDQEKIGILTSKLILFYENVLREEQILKNINFLYVFYDSSDASKLKKEIAKKLIKERGGKSKLSIYRIEDSRKLLGQTFQGAVIDLLEDLRPNYIGIISGLIEKGGLLILQTPSWDKWDNKVTLFKRNLIVPNYDKPRNIFITWFKKKIIDHKENMFVYDADNDKLINQPEFSYEMPKEVKIEIPNDIIFPKEIYELALTQDQVNVIKESESLKDFSEKKKVIVVTANRGRGKSCAIGLSISGLAKKLSEDKKRVKIVVTSPSLENTQSLMELAIKGFEKQNMKIKVDRNKDGLIYGIYGENFAVSYLEPKDAIEEPCDILAIDEASGLPVTILVKLWQYHKKILIASTLHGYEGAGRGFSFRFLNYLKKDENTSLKLLEMITPIRYAENDPIEKWLFDVLLLDAEPADIDDNDLSDINNGNLSYLIVKPEDLFFKDEGLLRQIFGIYVQAHYRNEPDDLALIADAPHYIIRAIKTSKGKVVSASLIAEEGGLSYEFSKSLLLEDRTRGNIIPDRIIKHYRIVDFGTLKGWRIVRIATHPILQNKGLGSKLLSYIVNEGLEKKLDWIGSGFGINLELANFWLKNGFPIIHMSPDRNPISGEYTVLVLKPLSEKAKKIQNVIINVFKNKLVYSLYDTYKIMEPDLAVTLLNSIPIEYKTVDLSEMEKQRLWAYLYGTMTYETTNDVIFKIVNSYFKSLPINNDLLNDIEKKALILKVMQGRSWKEVSKEMRISLDKAEKIVKMGISKLSYHYYNIDENYKTGIDSSEL encoded by the coding sequence ATGGATGAAGAAATAATAGAAAAGCAAGAAACAAAAGAAATAATAAAGAAAAAGGCAGAAGAATTAACATATGAACCTAATTTCGAAACACCAGTTAATTTCTTACGATTAACTAGACTATTAAAAAAATCAATAAACTTAGCAATAAAAACTAAGAAAAGAATTATGATAGTATTGAGCGGAGAAGACCAAGAAAAAATAGGCATATTAACTTCCAAATTAATTTTATTCTATGAAAACGTGTTAAGAGAAGAACAGATTTTGAAAAATATAAATTTCTTATACGTATTTTATGATAGTAGTGATGCATCTAAACTAAAAAAAGAGATAGCGAAAAAGCTAATAAAGGAAAGAGGAGGTAAATCAAAATTATCAATTTATAGAATAGAAGATTCAAGAAAGCTTCTAGGCCAAACATTTCAAGGTGCTGTAATAGATTTATTAGAAGACTTAAGGCCAAATTATATTGGTATCATATCAGGACTTATAGAAAAAGGAGGCTTATTAATTTTACAAACTCCATCCTGGGATAAATGGGATAATAAAGTAACGTTATTTAAAAGAAATCTTATCGTGCCTAATTATGATAAGCCAAGAAATATTTTTATAACATGGTTTAAGAAAAAAATAATAGATCATAAAGAAAACATGTTTGTTTACGATGCTGACAATGATAAATTAATTAATCAACCTGAATTTTCATATGAAATGCCTAAGGAAGTTAAAATAGAAATTCCAAATGATATAATTTTTCCAAAAGAAATTTACGAATTGGCTTTAACTCAAGATCAAGTGAATGTAATCAAAGAGAGTGAGTCATTAAAGGATTTTTCTGAAAAAAAGAAAGTCATTGTTGTTACAGCTAATAGAGGTAGAGGAAAGAGTTGTGCAATAGGCTTAAGCATATCAGGTCTAGCGAAAAAATTATCTGAAGATAAGAAAAGAGTTAAAATTGTCGTTACATCTCCAAGCTTAGAAAATACTCAAAGCCTTATGGAATTAGCAATTAAAGGATTCGAAAAACAAAACATGAAAATAAAAGTTGATAGAAACAAAGATGGCTTAATATATGGAATATATGGTGAAAACTTTGCAGTATCTTATTTAGAACCAAAAGATGCAATAGAAGAGCCATGCGATATATTAGCCATAGATGAGGCGAGCGGACTTCCAGTTACCATACTTGTCAAGCTATGGCAATATCATAAGAAGATTTTGATTGCATCTACATTACATGGTTATGAAGGTGCGGGTAGAGGCTTTAGTTTTAGGTTTTTAAACTATTTGAAAAAAGATGAAAATACCTCTCTAAAATTATTAGAAATGATTACTCCTATTAGGTATGCAGAAAACGATCCTATAGAAAAATGGCTATTTGATGTATTGCTTTTGGATGCGGAGCCTGCAGATATAGATGATAATGATTTAAGTGATATTAATAATGGTAACTTAAGTTATTTAATAGTAAAACCAGAAGATCTGTTTTTTAAAGATGAAGGGCTACTAAGGCAAATATTTGGTATATATGTTCAAGCACATTATAGAAACGAACCTGATGATTTAGCATTAATAGCTGATGCACCACATTATATTATAAGAGCAATAAAAACATCTAAAGGGAAGGTTGTTTCAGCTTCATTAATAGCTGAAGAAGGAGGATTAAGCTATGAGTTCAGTAAATCGTTGTTGCTTGAAGACAGAACCAGGGGTAATATAATACCTGATAGAATTATTAAACATTACAGAATCGTAGATTTTGGAACATTAAAAGGATGGAGAATTGTTAGAATCGCTACTCATCCTATATTGCAAAACAAGGGTTTGGGTAGTAAATTATTATCATACATTGTAAACGAAGGCCTTGAGAAAAAGCTTGACTGGATAGGAAGCGGTTTTGGAATTAATTTAGAACTAGCAAACTTTTGGTTAAAGAACGGCTTTCCAATAATTCATATGAGCCCTGATAGAAACCCCATTAGCGGAGAATATACTGTTTTAGTATTAAAACCATTAAGTGAAAAAGCTAAGAAAATACAAAATGTCATTATAAATGTATTCAAAAACAAGCTTGTATATAGCTTATATGATACATACAAAATTATGGAACCTGATTTGGCAGTTACTTTATTAAATTCAATTCCTATAGAATATAAAACTGTTGATCTAAGCGAAATGGAAAAACAAAGACTTTGGGCTTACTTATATGGAACGATGACATATGAAACAACAAACGATGTTATATTTAAAATAGTTAACAGCTACTTTAAATCGCTTCCAATAAATAACGATCTTCTAAATGATATAGAAAAGAAGGCTTTGATATTAAAGGTAATGCAAGGGAGAAGCTGGAAAGAAGTAAGCAAAGAAATGAGAATTTCTTTAGACAAGGCTGAAAAAATAGTTAAAATGGGAATATCTAAATTATCATACCATTACTATAATATTGATGAAAATTACAAAACTGGTATTGATTCATCAGAATTATAG
- the ppsA gene encoding pyruvate, water dikinase, translating into MVEEVPYAIWLDQIKEANIGLLGGKAKGLVELIKNNFPVPPGFVITAETYNYFVKKTGLKEYLNDVIMKIKSLKPSELERISNEISKKFETEPMPDEIKDLIEQYYINLGKRLGIENPRVAVRSSATLEDISNASFAGIQDTYLNVQGIEDLIKYIKMVWASIWTSRALVYRESLGMDHSSVSIAVIVQKMVNSKSSGVMFTVHPATGESNKIVIESSWGLGELIVGGIVTPDSFVLDKDTLNIIERRISIKKIGRFYDPIKKANVDIELLDNPENYPNGPLYDLLKMFGISSESPSLSDNEIKYLAEIGKKAEAAFNHALDMEWAVDMDLSFPYNVLILQARFETVWSRKNEMKENKEGDIITRGLPASPGVASGYAKVVKTVNEAAEKMKEGDVLITKMTDPDWVPYMKIASAIITDEGGMTAHAAIVARELGKPAVVGTGNATNVIKDSMPITVDGSRGVVTYGITHKEETKKESEKISLEFLADLYPVTGTKIYMNLGEPDEIDRYVNLPFDGIGLMRVEFIISSKIGYHPLYLIDQGKPEIFVDGLADGIAKVAAAISPRPLVVRFSDFKTNEYSRLKGGDKYEPSDERNPMIGWRGVSRYIQKPYEPAFRLEVRAIKKVREEMGLKNVYVMFPFVRTTWELERAMKIMEEEGLRRGKDFKVWIMVEVPSTVILAEEFAKMVDGFSVGSNDLTQLTLGVDRDSSLLAKMGYFDERDPAVLKSIGMLIDAAHKYNATVSICGQAPSVYPEIVENLVRKGIDSISVNPDAVIRVRRHVASVERRILVENSIKKS; encoded by the coding sequence GTGGTGGAAGAAGTTCCTTATGCTATATGGCTAGATCAAATAAAAGAGGCTAATATTGGTTTATTGGGAGGCAAGGCAAAAGGATTAGTAGAATTAATAAAAAACAATTTCCCTGTTCCACCAGGATTTGTTATAACAGCAGAAACATATAATTATTTTGTTAAAAAAACTGGATTAAAAGAATACCTTAATGATGTAATAATGAAAATAAAATCATTGAAACCTTCTGAATTGGAAAGAATAAGCAATGAAATATCAAAGAAATTTGAAACTGAACCTATGCCTGATGAGATAAAAGACTTGATAGAACAATATTATATAAACTTAGGGAAGAGGCTAGGTATAGAAAATCCTAGGGTTGCCGTAAGGAGTAGTGCAACACTAGAAGATATTTCAAATGCAAGCTTTGCTGGTATTCAAGATACATATCTTAATGTACAAGGGATTGAAGATCTAATTAAATATATAAAAATGGTTTGGGCAAGTATATGGACTTCAAGAGCATTAGTTTATAGGGAAAGCTTGGGTATGGATCATAGCAGTGTTTCCATAGCTGTTATTGTACAAAAAATGGTTAATAGCAAAAGCTCCGGGGTTATGTTTACAGTTCATCCAGCAACTGGTGAATCTAATAAAATAGTTATTGAATCATCATGGGGATTGGGAGAATTAATAGTAGGGGGCATAGTAACGCCTGATAGTTTTGTATTAGACAAGGATACATTAAATATAATTGAAAGGAGAATTTCTATAAAGAAAATAGGAAGATTTTATGATCCTATTAAGAAAGCTAATGTGGATATTGAATTATTAGATAATCCAGAAAATTATCCAAATGGTCCTTTATATGACTTGCTTAAAATGTTTGGCATATCATCTGAATCCCCTTCATTGAGCGATAATGAAATAAAATATTTAGCAGAAATTGGTAAAAAAGCAGAGGCAGCATTTAATCATGCTTTAGATATGGAATGGGCAGTTGATATGGATCTAAGTTTTCCATACAATGTATTAATATTACAAGCAAGATTTGAAACAGTTTGGTCAAGAAAAAATGAAATGAAAGAAAATAAAGAAGGGGATATCATAACGAGAGGTTTACCTGCAAGTCCTGGAGTTGCAAGTGGTTATGCAAAGGTAGTAAAGACAGTTAATGAAGCAGCAGAAAAAATGAAGGAAGGAGATGTATTGATAACAAAAATGACAGATCCTGATTGGGTACCTTATATGAAAATTGCCTCCGCAATTATCACAGATGAAGGTGGTATGACTGCACATGCTGCAATTGTTGCAAGAGAATTAGGAAAACCCGCTGTAGTTGGTACTGGAAATGCAACTAATGTAATAAAAGATTCTATGCCAATTACAGTTGATGGAAGTAGAGGAGTTGTAACTTATGGCATAACACATAAGGAAGAAACTAAAAAGGAAAGTGAAAAAATAAGCCTTGAATTTTTAGCCGATCTTTACCCAGTTACTGGAACAAAAATATACATGAACCTAGGAGAGCCCGATGAAATAGATAGGTATGTAAATCTACCATTTGATGGAATAGGATTAATGAGGGTAGAATTTATAATATCAAGTAAAATAGGGTATCATCCATTGTATTTAATAGATCAAGGTAAACCGGAAATATTTGTTGATGGACTAGCTGATGGTATAGCAAAGGTAGCAGCTGCTATATCACCAAGGCCTTTAGTTGTTAGATTTAGTGATTTTAAGACTAATGAATACAGCAGATTAAAAGGAGGAGATAAATATGAACCATCTGATGAAAGAAATCCAATGATAGGTTGGAGAGGGGTTTCAAGATATATACAAAAACCATACGAACCAGCATTTAGACTTGAAGTAAGAGCAATTAAAAAAGTAAGGGAAGAAATGGGACTGAAAAATGTATATGTCATGTTTCCATTTGTTAGGACAACATGGGAATTAGAAAGGGCTATGAAGATTATGGAAGAAGAAGGATTAAGAAGAGGTAAGGATTTCAAAGTATGGATTATGGTTGAGGTACCTAGCACAGTTATTTTGGCGGAAGAGTTTGCTAAAATGGTCGATGGATTTAGTGTTGGAAGCAATGATTTAACTCAACTTACATTGGGTGTAGATAGAGATAGTTCATTATTAGCTAAAATGGGATATTTTGATGAGAGGGATCCAGCAGTTCTAAAATCAATAGGCATGCTGATAGATGCCGCTCATAAATATAATGCAACAGTAAGCATTTGTGGTCAAGCGCCTAGTGTTTATCCTGAAATTGTTGAGAATTTAGTTAGAAAAGGTATCGATTCAATAAGTGTTAATCCTGATGCAGTAATTAGAGTTAGAAGGCATGTGGCAAGCGTTGAAAGAAGGATTTTGGTTGAGAATAGTATTAAAAAGTCCTAA
- a CDS encoding alpha-mannosidase — protein sequence MEIRDSASIDVKLFYLYANSIIDYHEINKKECESCLCYNLSLDESKGVPWLYIDIDGEGTLEIDNERYAIYGNKEVTDGKWIKATKPGIIKLCPSFVGLLGEKNISINKIYLIYFEPSTFNYLIKAKLVNDASKVLKEISSELLKVLNDSLDQIKSVKISGEKLDIALKTQLIKAPWYLISLQDYENIKSISSSNMDYNKLREETKKAEAILEEGLDRLRNKFGPVGILDLISHAHIDFTWLWDTNVTKQKVYRNISNVISLIKNNEYLKYGISNVVYLKWIKDYYPDLYEEVKKYVSENKLILLGGMWVESDTNLPGGESLVRQFLYGQRFLLKEFNKISNIGWLPDSFGFSAQLPQIMKKSGIIGFYTHKLYWNTINKFPYSVFIWRGIDSTDLLSINYPTYGSDLSPNQLVNAWNDHKIKDLPAFLVFGHGDGGGGPTWLMLKRFETYRNFPGLPKLVLVSPETHINLIKNSIDLLPIWNGELYLETHRGVYTNGIELKQLIRENEMNLIQLETWSILLNKEINIENYWLKLLEFEFHDAISATVTNAVYNSIVNELNKMKNEIKEILISMLKELLVDDEKYITFFNYLPWERNEIVETDYPLKGKVCQKYNNKYLTEIKVNPSGYNSYEIGNCSTQVNTEISDDKFIENEYFIIKEEDNKIKIYDKGNKRLAINDIYLTICEDMPKKFDGWDIDESYNRICDHIPLNKLILTEKGLLKSCMTFENNYDSSFIKTRICIYKGKNYIEINHEIDWNENLKIIKAIFEGNIMGQYNNAEIPYGVIDRPTMPSNSWERAKYEVPMWKWTDLYDPDYGISIINVGRQGYNVSKNKLGLSLIRSPLFPNPKLDRGKQNITYWVVPHKNTWRDALIPKIAMEINNPIIYLKGRSNNKSFMEIDPSLIMFGALKKGDNDKIILRLWESYGKNVCPELRLNGFLIIGETNLIETEDNYNNFKTCFNPYEIKTFILKKV from the coding sequence TTGGAAATAAGAGATTCAGCATCAATTGACGTTAAGCTTTTTTATCTATATGCAAACTCAATAATTGATTATCATGAAATTAACAAAAAAGAATGCGAATCTTGTCTATGCTATAATTTATCTCTAGATGAAAGCAAAGGAGTGCCTTGGCTATATATAGATATAGATGGAGAAGGTACATTAGAAATTGATAATGAGAGATACGCTATTTATGGTAATAAAGAAGTTACTGATGGAAAGTGGATCAAAGCAACTAAGCCTGGTATAATTAAACTATGTCCATCATTTGTAGGCTTATTAGGAGAAAAAAATATTTCCATAAATAAAATATATCTTATATATTTTGAACCATCAACTTTTAACTATTTAATTAAGGCAAAGCTTGTTAATGATGCCTCAAAAGTATTGAAGGAAATCTCATCTGAATTGTTAAAAGTCCTAAACGATTCCCTAGACCAAATAAAATCAGTTAAAATTAGTGGGGAAAAGTTAGATATAGCTTTAAAAACACAATTAATTAAGGCTCCTTGGTATTTGATAAGCCTCCAAGATTATGAAAATATAAAAAGTATTAGCTCTTCAAATATGGATTACAATAAATTAAGGGAAGAAACAAAAAAGGCAGAAGCAATATTAGAAGAGGGTTTAGATAGACTTAGAAACAAATTTGGACCAGTAGGTATTTTGGATTTGATTTCTCATGCTCATATAGACTTTACTTGGCTTTGGGATACTAATGTAACTAAACAAAAAGTTTATAGAAACATATCAAATGTTATTTCATTAATAAAAAATAATGAGTATCTAAAATATGGGATTTCAAATGTAGTTTATTTAAAATGGATTAAAGATTATTATCCTGATCTTTATGAAGAAGTTAAAAAATACGTCTCTGAAAATAAGTTAATATTGTTAGGAGGTATGTGGGTTGAAAGCGATACAAATTTACCAGGAGGAGAATCTTTAGTTAGACAATTTTTATATGGACAAAGGTTTCTATTAAAAGAATTTAATAAGATATCAAATATTGGTTGGCTACCAGATTCATTTGGATTTTCAGCCCAGTTACCTCAAATTATGAAAAAATCTGGCATAATAGGGTTTTATACACATAAGCTATATTGGAATACCATAAATAAATTTCCTTATTCCGTGTTTATTTGGAGAGGTATTGATTCAACTGATTTGCTATCAATTAATTACCCAACATATGGTAGTGACTTGTCTCCTAACCAACTAGTGAATGCATGGAATGATCATAAGATCAAGGATTTACCAGCATTTCTAGTATTTGGCCATGGTGATGGTGGTGGTGGGCCAACATGGCTTATGCTTAAAAGATTTGAAACATATAGAAACTTCCCAGGATTACCCAAATTGGTATTAGTATCACCGGAGACACATATAAACTTAATAAAAAATTCTATTGATTTGTTGCCAATATGGAATGGAGAACTTTATTTAGAAACACATAGAGGAGTTTATACAAATGGAATAGAATTAAAACAACTTATAAGAGAGAACGAAATGAATTTAATTCAGCTTGAGACGTGGAGCATACTATTAAATAAAGAGATAAATATAGAAAATTATTGGTTAAAACTATTAGAATTTGAGTTTCATGATGCTATATCTGCAACTGTTACCAATGCAGTATATAATAGCATAGTTAATGAACTTAATAAAATGAAAAACGAAATTAAAGAAATTTTAATTTCAATGCTTAAAGAATTATTAGTAGATGATGAAAAATATATTACTTTCTTCAATTATTTACCATGGGAAAGAAATGAAATAGTAGAAACTGATTACCCATTAAAAGGAAAAGTTTGTCAAAAATATAACAACAAATATTTAACCGAAATTAAAGTAAATCCATCAGGTTATAACTCTTATGAAATAGGTAATTGTTCAACCCAAGTAAATACAGAAATATCAGATGATAAGTTCATAGAAAATGAATACTTTATAATAAAAGAAGAAGATAATAAAATTAAAATTTATGATAAAGGAAATAAAAGGCTTGCAATTAATGATATTTATTTAACTATATGCGAGGACATGCCAAAAAAGTTTGATGGTTGGGATATTGATGAAAGCTATAATAGAATATGTGATCATATACCATTAAATAAACTGATTTTAACGGAAAAAGGATTACTTAAGAGTTGTATGACCTTTGAAAATAATTACGATTCTTCTTTCATAAAAACAAGGATATGCATATACAAAGGTAAAAATTATATAGAAATAAACCATGAAATTGATTGGAATGAAAACTTAAAGATTATCAAGGCAATATTTGAAGGAAATATTATGGGTCAATATAATAATGCTGAAATTCCATATGGAGTTATAGATAGACCAACTATGCCTAGTAATAGTTGGGAAAGAGCTAAATATGAGGTTCCAATGTGGAAATGGACAGATCTTTATGATCCAGATTATGGAATCTCAATTATAAACGTTGGGAGACAAGGATATAATGTAAGCAAGAACAAATTGGGTCTATCATTAATTAGATCACCTTTATTTCCAAATCCAAAATTAGATAGAGGTAAACAAAATATAACATATTGGGTTGTACCTCATAAAAATACTTGGAGAGATGCATTAATACCAAAAATTGCAATGGAAATAAATAATCCCATAATATACTTAAAAGGTAGGTCTAATAATAAGAGTTTTATGGAAATTGATCCTAGCCTTATAATGTTTGGTGCATTGAAAAAAGGAGATAATGATAAAATAATATTAAGATTATGGGAAAGCTATGGAAAAAATGTTTGCCCTGAATTAAGACTAAATGGATTCCTTATTATAGGAGAAACAAATCTAATAGAAACAGAAGATAATTATAATAATTTTAAAACATGTTTCAACCCTTATGAAATAAAAACCTTTATTTTGAAAAAGGTGTAA
- a CDS encoding cysteine hydrolase family protein — translation MRPALIIIDMLNDFISGTLKTEEAISTVKPTKKAIDVFRRRKYPIFYVNDSHYNNDFEIPLWGPHAMKGTDGAKVYEEIKPEKDDFVLEKHAYSAFFQTPLDYLLRTNGIDTVFLAGLDADICVRHTAADAFFRGYKIYVIKDAVAARIDKNWEIYYKKVYNANIVYSEELEKII, via the coding sequence TTGAGGCCCGCTTTAATAATAATAGATATGTTAAACGATTTTATTTCTGGCACATTAAAAACTGAAGAAGCAATATCAACAGTGAAGCCCACAAAAAAGGCAATAGATGTTTTTAGGAGAAGAAAATATCCTATATTCTATGTAAATGATTCACATTACAATAATGACTTTGAAATACCCCTATGGGGACCCCATGCGATGAAGGGAACTGATGGAGCAAAAGTATATGAAGAAATTAAACCAGAAAAAGATGATTTTGTTTTAGAAAAACATGCTTACAGCGCATTTTTCCAAACTCCTTTAGACTACTTATTAAGAACTAATGGGATAGATACAGTTTTTTTAGCTGGATTAGATGCTGATATATGCGTTAGACATACAGCGGCTGATGCATTCTTTAGAGGATATAAAATTTATGTAATAAAAGATGCAGTTGCCGCAAGAATCGATAAGAATTGGGAAATATATTATAAAAAGGTTTATAATGCAAACATCGTATATTCTGAAGAATTAGAGAAAATAATTTAA
- the hisS gene encoding histidine--tRNA ligase: MSKEYRPPRGFRDFPPEVMILRKELISKIENVFKRYGFDPLDTPAVEYWETLAGKYGEEAENRLIWKFKDPWSDREYALRYDLTVPLARFVSSHPEIQMPFKRYQISPVWRHEEPQKGRYREFYQCDADIVGSPYPEADAEMINLIVDSIKSLGFESGFSLRLNDRRLLSGIFEQELNIKSPLAVYRIIDKLDKIGIDNVKKELLEQINNEEIVNKIIEVISLSGKPEEILENLYSKYGRNKLVNDAYNHLKEMLDLINNKNDIIIDLSLVRGLDYYTGPIYEVVLKEPKIGSVSGGGRYDNLAGIFSGKQIPATGGSIGIERIIDAGLELGLFNLNKKTFTEIQVIFMSQDLFKHAWHIANILRSEGYNVRIDLNRSKEELQRRKANKLDIKLLIFIGKKEIETNTVTIYNTKTNERANLNINELKDKIKQYL, translated from the coding sequence ATGTCAAAAGAGTATAGGCCCCCAAGGGGTTTCAGAGATTTTCCACCTGAAGTAATGATACTTAGAAAAGAACTTATATCAAAAATAGAAAACGTTTTTAAAAGATATGGTTTTGATCCTTTAGATACACCAGCTGTAGAGTATTGGGAGACTTTAGCTGGAAAATATGGGGAAGAGGCGGAAAATAGATTAATATGGAAATTTAAGGATCCTTGGAGTGATAGAGAATATGCATTAAGATATGATTTAACAGTACCTTTAGCAAGATTTGTCTCCTCTCATCCAGAAATACAAATGCCATTCAAAAGATATCAGATAAGTCCTGTTTGGAGGCATGAAGAGCCCCAAAAAGGAAGATATAGAGAATTTTATCAATGTGATGCAGATATAGTTGGATCACCATATCCAGAAGCAGATGCGGAAATGATTAATCTTATTGTTGATTCAATAAAATCCTTAGGATTTGAATCTGGTTTTAGCTTAAGATTAAATGATAGGAGGCTTTTATCTGGAATATTTGAGCAGGAACTCAATATAAAGTCCCCTCTAGCAGTATATAGAATAATAGATAAGCTTGATAAAATAGGTATAGATAATGTAAAAAAAGAATTACTAGAACAAATAAACAATGAAGAGATTGTAAATAAAATAATTGAAGTAATAAGCCTAAGTGGTAAACCTGAAGAAATACTTGAAAACTTGTATTCTAAATATGGAAGAAACAAATTGGTAAATGATGCATATAATCATTTAAAAGAAATGCTAGATCTAATAAACAACAAAAATGATATTATAATAGATTTAAGTCTTGTTAGAGGATTGGATTATTATACAGGACCTATTTATGAAGTGGTATTGAAAGAGCCTAAGATTGGAAGCGTATCTGGAGGAGGAAGATATGATAACCTAGCAGGTATTTTTTCTGGTAAGCAAATACCTGCAACTGGAGGAAGCATTGGAATTGAAAGAATTATTGATGCAGGATTAGAATTGGGATTGTTTAATCTAAATAAGAAAACTTTTACAGAAATTCAAGTCATATTCATGAGTCAGGATTTATTTAAACATGCATGGCATATAGCAAATATATTGAGAAGTGAAGGATATAATGTTAGAATAGATCTAAATAGAAGTAAAGAAGAATTGCAAAGAAGAAAGGCTAACAAATTAGATATAAAACTGCTAATATTTATAGGCAAAAAAGAAATTGAAACAAATACTGTAACAATTTACAATACAAAAACAAACGAAAGAGCTAATTTAAATATAAACGAACTTAAAGATAAAATTAAGCAATATTTATAA